From Leifsonia sp. fls2-241-R2A-40a, one genomic window encodes:
- a CDS encoding VOC family protein, translating into MTVSLQYSQITVLDPEESLAFYRDALGLDVIQDVTSGDHRWITLGVAGDDNAAVVLSDPHAGRSRADGDALQELVVKGSMSPIVFRTDDLDTAFERVRAAGAEVLQEPIDQPWGPRDCAFRDPSGNMVRILQSAPATQNA; encoded by the coding sequence ATGACCGTTTCACTCCAGTACTCGCAGATCACCGTCCTCGACCCGGAGGAGTCGCTCGCGTTCTACCGGGACGCCCTCGGCCTCGACGTCATCCAGGACGTCACCTCCGGCGACCACCGCTGGATCACCCTCGGGGTGGCCGGCGACGACAACGCCGCCGTCGTCCTCAGCGACCCGCACGCCGGCCGCTCGCGGGCCGACGGCGACGCCCTCCAGGAGCTCGTCGTCAAAGGTTCGATGAGCCCGATCGTCTTCCGCACGGACGACCTCGACACTGCCTTCGAGCGGGTGCGAGCTGCGGGCGCCGAAGTGCTCCAGGAACCGATCGACCAGCCGTGGGGTCCCCGCGACTGCGCCTTCCGCGACCCGTCCGGCAACATGGTCCGCATCCTCCAGTCCGCCCCCGCCACGCAGAACGCCTGA
- a CDS encoding helix-turn-helix transcriptional regulator, translating to MSPEELQTLAHLRRARDLIDRDYAKPLDVPTMAARAYMSPAHFSRQFRAAYGETPYSYLMTRRIERAMALLRGGMSVTDACMAVGCTSLGSFSSKFSDVVGITPTEYRSREHAAVQAMPDCVARERTRPVRSRAR from the coding sequence GTGTCACCGGAGGAGCTGCAGACGCTGGCGCACCTGCGCCGGGCCCGGGACCTGATCGACCGCGACTACGCGAAGCCGCTCGACGTCCCGACGATGGCCGCCCGCGCCTACATGTCGCCCGCGCACTTCTCCCGCCAATTCCGGGCCGCCTACGGTGAGACCCCCTACAGCTACCTCATGACGCGACGCATCGAACGGGCCATGGCGCTGCTGCGCGGCGGGATGAGCGTCACCGACGCCTGCATGGCGGTCGGCTGTACGTCGCTCGGTTCGTTCAGCTCGAAATTCAGCGACGTCGTCGGCATCACCCCGACGGAGTACCGATCGCGCGAGCACGCGGCCGTCCAGGCCATGCCCGACTGCGTCGCCCGGGAGAGGACGCGGCCGGTCCGCTCGCGCGCCCGCTGA
- a CDS encoding sucrase ferredoxin, with translation MPESAPGHGSRSITASGGIDWLPCSDRALERGDPLAGTAGLGERWLLVEIESGWGRHAFFDSALDPALGAALVARAEAAGIRPLTIRRTRLRAPLRREQSSWRWALVDARPGRESIHWGTVDDPADLLTLPLDGSAGEPSAAPLYAVCTHARHDQCCAVRGRPVVETLAAVHPELTWECSHLGGDRFAATMIVFPEGLLYGRVRAEDAATVVERHSAGRVVPELLRGRTSLTTVAQAAEAFAREATGDDRIDAFQVVSEHAHPHGWTVELAHGDDRLRVEVGEELSQPLLSTCAATIAQPVREFVPVSVVRA, from the coding sequence GTGCCGGAGTCGGCGCCCGGACACGGGTCTCGGTCGATCACCGCGTCGGGAGGCATCGACTGGCTGCCGTGCAGCGATCGCGCGTTGGAGCGCGGCGATCCGCTGGCCGGGACGGCGGGACTCGGCGAGCGCTGGTTGCTCGTCGAGATCGAGAGTGGATGGGGTCGCCACGCGTTCTTCGACTCCGCGCTGGACCCGGCTCTGGGCGCGGCCCTCGTCGCGCGCGCCGAAGCCGCCGGAATCCGGCCGCTGACGATCCGCCGCACGCGCTTGCGCGCACCGCTGCGCCGAGAGCAGTCGTCGTGGCGATGGGCGCTGGTGGATGCGCGACCCGGCCGGGAGAGCATCCACTGGGGCACGGTCGACGACCCGGCCGACCTGCTGACGCTGCCGCTCGACGGCAGCGCCGGTGAGCCAAGCGCCGCTCCGCTCTACGCCGTCTGCACGCACGCCCGGCACGACCAGTGCTGCGCTGTGCGCGGGCGGCCCGTCGTGGAGACTCTGGCCGCCGTCCACCCCGAGCTCACCTGGGAGTGCTCGCACCTGGGCGGCGACCGGTTCGCCGCCACGATGATCGTCTTCCCCGAGGGTCTGCTCTACGGTCGCGTCCGCGCGGAGGATGCGGCCACCGTCGTCGAGCGACACTCCGCCGGGCGGGTGGTGCCGGAACTCCTGCGCGGTCGCACCTCGCTGACGACCGTCGCGCAGGCGGCCGAGGCCTTCGCCCGGGAGGCGACCGGCGACGACCGGATCGACGCTTTCCAGGTCGTGAGCGAGCACGCGCATCCACACGGCTGGACGGTCGAGTTGGCGCACGGCGACGACCGCCTCCGGGTGGAAGTCGGCGAGGAGCTCTCGCAACCGCTGCTCAGCACCTGCGCCGCGACGATCGCGCAGCCGGTGCGCGAGTTCGTGCCCGTGTCGGTCGTGCGCGCCTGA
- a CDS encoding bifunctional RecB family nuclease/DEAD/DEAH box helicase, which produces MFLLDGMIVTSASDLTEASKCEFAFLRTVDVKLGRLEKTEEIEDPMYVRSSRMGDEHEHRILERYREQFGSGVVEIERPTPLTADSLAEAVRQTSEAFARGAEVVFQATFFDGSFVGFADFVVRLPDGRYRVQDSKLARSARVTALLQLAAYAEQLRAMGVDVDDTVELLLGDGSVSEHALSDIEPVYRKRRARLLSVIAEHVSDPGPVAWGDPRFTVDGRCDTCDAEVQATRDVLLVAGMRVTQREHLLASGVATIDALAASTGPIDGIPDGTLEGLREQARLQLQAEPGSPPPVRVFNAPVLAVLPHPNPGDIFFDFEGDPLYTEGAGERWNLDYLFGLVDQEERFTAFWAHDFAAERVALEAFLAFVRDRRAQYPGMHIYHYAAYEQTHLLALAARHGVGEEEVDALLRENVMVDLYPLVRKAVRVGSRSYSIKKLEPLYMGDELRESDVTNGADSITEYANARDLLALGRLDEAQPLLDDIGEYNRYDCVSTLRLRDWLLARAAENGIPVGSAPMEEIEGGTEESPLRAGLLAFAGDPLDPHRTADRRAMALAAAAIDFHRREQKSFWQSHFARLIQPIEEWAETRDVLVVERAVVLRDWYLDEGQRVERRELLLSGPWGAGSAVRVSERTGPYLLYEYPGPFRQPRAQPGARAARTVAVIEALPDGSIVVRETLPPDVPPYRDLPSALTPAAPPDSRRLGEAIREWGTALLIARHHETWPVDATIDLLRRTPPRTRRGGLVPEGSASSSSSSDDGDGRIDAVVASLLDLDRSYLAVQGPPGTGKSYLGAHVIARLVAEHGWKVGVVAQSHAVVENLLDRVVVAGLDAAMVGKVPSGGARTEEAEAVEGGDAPHRFTPLPANGHLEFAGINEGRGFVLGGTAWDFANPARVPRGSLDLLVVDEAGQFSLASTIAVGVAAKNLLLLGDPQQLPQVSQGRHPEPVDGSALGWVSDGHDVLPREYGYFLAETRRMHPALAAAVSTLSYEGKLRAHEGASERELGGVAPGVHPVPVLHVGNSTASPEEAEAVVTLVRDLLGRSWSDPDAGRDDEPLGEDDIIVVTPYNAQLAEVRALLDADGLRGVRVGTVDKFQGQEAAIAIVSLAASSAVDVPRGMSFLLMKNRLNVAISRAKWAAYLVHSPELTEFLPTTPAGVTELSAFIRLVEDASRTAAVAVG; this is translated from the coding sequence ATGTTCCTGCTCGACGGGATGATCGTCACCAGCGCGAGCGATCTCACCGAAGCGTCGAAGTGCGAGTTCGCCTTCCTCCGCACGGTCGATGTGAAGCTCGGCCGTCTCGAGAAGACGGAAGAGATCGAAGACCCGATGTACGTGCGCTCTTCGCGCATGGGCGACGAGCACGAGCACCGCATCCTCGAGCGGTACCGCGAGCAGTTCGGCAGCGGAGTGGTCGAGATCGAGCGGCCGACCCCGCTCACCGCCGACTCGCTCGCCGAGGCGGTGCGGCAGACCTCCGAAGCGTTCGCCCGCGGGGCCGAGGTGGTGTTCCAGGCGACCTTCTTCGACGGGTCGTTCGTCGGTTTCGCCGACTTCGTCGTCCGGCTGCCCGACGGCCGCTACCGGGTACAAGACTCCAAGCTCGCCCGAAGCGCGCGCGTGACGGCGCTGCTCCAGCTGGCGGCATACGCGGAGCAGCTCCGCGCGATGGGGGTCGACGTCGACGACACCGTCGAACTGCTGCTGGGCGACGGCTCCGTGAGCGAGCACGCGCTCAGCGACATCGAGCCCGTGTACCGCAAGCGCCGCGCACGTCTGCTGTCGGTCATCGCCGAGCACGTGTCCGACCCGGGGCCGGTGGCCTGGGGCGATCCCCGCTTCACTGTGGACGGACGCTGCGACACCTGCGACGCAGAGGTGCAGGCCACGCGCGACGTGCTGCTCGTCGCCGGGATGCGGGTGACCCAGCGCGAGCATCTCCTCGCGTCGGGAGTCGCCACTATCGACGCGCTCGCCGCATCGACGGGGCCGATCGACGGCATTCCCGACGGCACCCTTGAGGGGCTGCGCGAGCAGGCGCGACTCCAGCTGCAGGCGGAGCCGGGGAGCCCGCCGCCGGTCCGCGTCTTCAACGCTCCCGTGCTCGCCGTGCTGCCGCACCCGAACCCGGGGGACATCTTCTTCGACTTCGAAGGCGACCCGCTCTACACCGAAGGGGCCGGGGAGCGCTGGAACCTCGACTACCTCTTCGGGCTGGTCGACCAGGAGGAGCGTTTCACCGCGTTCTGGGCCCACGACTTCGCCGCCGAGCGGGTGGCTCTGGAGGCGTTCCTCGCGTTTGTGCGCGATCGTCGCGCGCAGTATCCCGGCATGCACATCTACCACTACGCCGCTTACGAGCAGACGCACCTGCTCGCCCTGGCCGCTCGGCACGGAGTCGGCGAAGAAGAAGTCGACGCCTTGCTGCGCGAGAACGTAATGGTCGATCTCTACCCGCTGGTGCGCAAGGCGGTCCGGGTCGGATCGCGGTCGTACTCGATCAAGAAGCTCGAGCCGCTCTACATGGGCGACGAACTCCGCGAAAGCGACGTCACGAACGGCGCCGACTCCATCACCGAGTACGCGAACGCCCGCGACCTGCTCGCACTCGGCCGGCTCGACGAAGCCCAGCCGCTCCTCGACGACATCGGTGAGTACAACCGCTACGACTGCGTGTCGACACTGCGGTTGCGCGACTGGCTGCTCGCTCGCGCGGCCGAGAACGGCATCCCGGTCGGGTCCGCACCGATGGAGGAGATCGAGGGCGGCACCGAGGAGTCGCCGCTCCGCGCGGGGCTGCTCGCCTTCGCCGGCGATCCGCTCGACCCGCACCGCACCGCCGACCGTCGGGCCATGGCGCTGGCGGCCGCCGCCATCGACTTCCACCGGCGTGAACAGAAGAGCTTCTGGCAGTCGCACTTCGCGCGGCTCATCCAGCCGATCGAGGAGTGGGCCGAGACCCGCGACGTCCTGGTGGTCGAGCGCGCGGTCGTGCTCCGCGACTGGTATCTCGACGAAGGCCAGCGCGTGGAGCGTCGCGAGCTGCTGCTGTCCGGGCCCTGGGGCGCGGGCAGCGCAGTTCGGGTGAGCGAGCGCACCGGCCCCTACCTGCTGTACGAGTACCCCGGGCCCTTCCGTCAGCCGCGGGCGCAGCCCGGCGCGCGGGCGGCACGCACAGTCGCCGTGATCGAGGCGCTGCCCGACGGGTCGATCGTCGTGCGGGAGACGCTTCCGCCGGACGTGCCGCCCTACCGCGACCTGCCGAGCGCGCTCACGCCTGCGGCACCGCCGGACTCCCGCCGACTGGGAGAGGCGATCCGCGAGTGGGGGACGGCGCTGTTGATCGCCCGGCACCACGAGACCTGGCCGGTGGACGCAACGATCGACCTGCTGCGGCGGACTCCACCGCGGACGCGTCGCGGCGGGCTGGTGCCGGAAGGGTCGGCATCCTCATCCTCATCCTCGGATGACGGTGATGGACGGATCGACGCCGTGGTGGCGAGCCTGCTCGATCTCGACCGGTCCTACCTCGCCGTCCAGGGGCCTCCCGGGACGGGCAAGTCCTACCTCGGCGCCCACGTCATCGCGCGCCTCGTCGCGGAGCACGGCTGGAAGGTCGGCGTGGTCGCGCAGTCGCATGCCGTCGTCGAGAACCTGCTCGATCGTGTCGTCGTCGCGGGGCTCGATGCGGCGATGGTCGGGAAGGTCCCGAGCGGGGGTGCGCGAACCGAAGAGGCCGAGGCCGTCGAGGGTGGCGACGCTCCGCACCGATTCACACCGCTGCCCGCGAACGGTCACCTCGAGTTCGCCGGCATCAACGAGGGCCGCGGCTTCGTGCTGGGCGGTACGGCGTGGGACTTCGCGAACCCAGCCCGCGTACCGCGCGGAAGTCTCGATCTGCTCGTCGTCGATGAGGCGGGGCAGTTCTCGCTGGCGTCGACCATCGCGGTCGGCGTCGCGGCGAAGAACCTGCTGCTGCTGGGCGACCCGCAGCAGCTTCCTCAGGTCAGCCAAGGGCGCCATCCCGAGCCCGTCGACGGGTCGGCTCTCGGCTGGGTGAGCGACGGCCACGACGTCCTGCCTCGCGAATACGGGTACTTCCTCGCGGAGACCCGGCGCATGCATCCCGCGCTCGCCGCGGCCGTGTCGACCCTCTCGTACGAGGGCAAGCTGCGGGCGCACGAGGGTGCCTCGGAGCGGGAGCTGGGAGGCGTCGCGCCGGGAGTGCATCCCGTGCCCGTGTTGCATGTCGGCAACTCGACCGCGTCGCCCGAAGAAGCCGAGGCCGTGGTGACGCTGGTGCGAGACCTCCTCGGCCGCTCCTGGAGCGATCCCGATGCGGGCCGCGACGACGAGCCGCTGGGTGAGGACGACATCATCGTGGTCACTCCGTACAACGCCCAGCTGGCGGAGGTCCGCGCGCTCCTCGACGCCGACGGTCTCCGGGGCGTGCGGGTGGGGACGGTAGACAAGTTCCAGGGACAGGAGGCGGCGATCGCCATCGTCAGCCTCGCGGCGTCCTCAGCGGTCGACGTTCCCCGCGGGATGTCCTTCCTGCTGATGAAGAACCGGCTCAACGTCGCCATCTCGCGTGCGAAGTGGGCCGCGTACCTCGTCCACTCACCCGAGTTGACCGAGTTCCTGCCGACCACCCCGGCCGGAGTCACCGAGCTGAGCGCGTTCATCCGCCTGGTCGAAGACGCGTCGCGGACGGCCGCCGTGGCCGTCGGCTGA